Genomic segment of Nostoc sp. TCL240-02:
CTATGAAAGGAAAGATCATGTTTAGTCCTGGTTCCAGTTTTTTGTTATAACTACCCAATCTTTCCACCAAAGCTTCATTGCCCTGATTGACGACTTTCACAGATCCCGCGACGGCAGAACCACCAAGGGCTAAAAGTACGAGCAAAAAAAACTGTTCCATTGTGAATCTCCTGATTTTTTAAGTATTAAATGTCAAAAAAAGTAGGAAATGGACGAGATGGGGAAATAAAGAAAATAACCAATTCCCCATTCCCAATAACTAAGAATTCAACAAATTTTCTGGTATCACAATCAAAGTAGTACCCTCTCTCCTAACCACATAAACTCTTTGATGGGGTGCTACGGTAAATTTGTCATCGTCACATCGTGCTTGCCAGGAATTTCCCTCATACAACACCCGCCCTGTTTTCCCAGGCAGAATTTCTGTTAAGGTTTCAGCTATGACAGCATCCTGAATTTTCGATTTGCGTCGTCGTGGTTGCAAAAACCGACGAGAAAGCACGATTAGGAATGTGGAAAGTAATAGCCAAACTACAACTTGCAACCATACATTTCCCAAACCCACTCCAGACAGCAGCGCCACCACAAAAGCGCTAATTCCCATCATGAAGGCGACAAACGCCGATGGTAAGAACAGTTCCATGAGACACAAAACTGCTCCCGCCAGAAGCCAGATTAAGGTCAAACTTGGCATAGTGCCATCCTAGACTCTACATTGACGTAAATCCATTTCTACGATTAGATACAGCCAGACGTAAGTTATTTACAGAAAGCAAAACTTGGTCTTTTTACCAATAATTTTGATTACTTTCAGTAACCAGGTGTAGCTAGCGGTACACGAATCCAGTCTATTCTAGCCTTCAAGCCATTGCCAGCTAAATGTAATCGAAATTCATGAGTTGATTGGTTTTTTAAATCTATACTTTTATGATTTCTACTCAACTGACAATTTATTGTATAAATCCAGGCTGTAATAGCCCCATTAATCCTATTGGAGATCGTGTTTGTGCAAGTTGCCACACTCCCTTGGTTCACCGTTATCTTTGGGCTACTGGCTCATTGTCTGCTCAAATTACACCAGGCACAAAAGTAGCAGACAGATATGGAGTAATTACTCGCCAGATTTGGCTGGATACTCAACCAGGACTACCACCAGATGTCCCTGAAGAATTACCGAAGGAAGTAATTCCTTATTTACGGTTATATCAAGAACGGTTACATCTGCCCCAAGCTTATGGGTTTGCTAGTAATGGTGAGGAAGATACAACTGATATCTTCTTGTTGGAAAATGTGCCGATAGATGATAGAGGAAATATCTATCCAACTATTGTTGAGGCTTGGGAGCAAGCAACTGCGGTACGACAAGTTTATTGGCTGTGGCAAATTCTCCAACTTTGGACACCTTTATCAGAATTAGGACTTAGCCGCAGTTTACTGGTAGTAGACAACTTGAGAGTCCAAGGTTGGTGTGTGCGACTGTTGGAACTCTACCAAACATCAGAAGATGAGAAGCTGAGTTTAAAAAATCTGGGGGAGTGTTGGCAATTTTGGGTAGCTTCTGCAAAGACATCAGTAGCTAAAGGGTTGCAGAACATAGTCCAGGAGATGTGTGAAACGGAAATTGAGTTGGATGATGTTGCTACTCAACTAAATGGTTTATTACTAGCATCTGCGGCAGAATTACCACTAGTTTTGAAGGTGGCAGGCTCTACAGATATTGGCCCGATTATGGCGCAAAATGAAGATGCTTGCTACCCGAATACTTTGAATGACTTAGATGAGCCTTTATTCTCCCACTTGTCAATTGTCTGCGATGGCATTGGCGGGCACGAAGGCGGCGAAGTTGCCAGTAAATTGGCAGTGCAGTCTGTAAAGTTGCAAATTCGCGCCTTACTAGCAGAGGTAACAGAACAAACTGTATTTGTGTCACCAGAATTGTTGCAAGAACAATTAGAAGCAAGCTTACGGGTGGTAAATAATGTGATTTGTGCCCGCAATAACGAACAAAAACGCCAAGGTAAAGAACGGATGGCTACAACCATTGTTATGGCGTTGCAAGTTCCACAACGAGTACAGACAAGTACTGGGTGGCAATCAAATAATACCCATGAACTTTACTTGGCTAATGTTGGCGATAGCCGTGCTTATTGGATTACTCGCAACTATTGTCAGCTACTCACAGTAGATGATGATGTGGCGACGCGAGAAGTCCGCTTTGCCAAAAGTTTGTATCGAAAAGCATTAATAAAAACAGATGCTACTGCCTTAACTCAAGCGTTGGGGACAAGAAATGCAGAATCTTTACGTCTTAAGATTCAGCGATTTATTGTGGAAGAAGATGGCATATTACTACTGTGTTCTGATGGTTTAAGTGATAATAACAGGGTGGAACAATATTGGCAAGATTATGCAATACCCGTATTAAAAGGCCAGATGACAGTTGAAGATGCTGTCCGCAACTGGATTAACTTGGCAAACGAAAAAAATGGGCGTGATAATACGTCAGTTGTTCTCACTTTTTGCCGTGTTTCTCCCGAATACTTAGTACCTGTGACTCCGGCGGCGTTGCCAGAAGAGATCATAGAAGCACAGATACAAGAAGAACAAGAGGAATTAGAGGAACAAGAGGAACAAGAGGAACAAGAGGAACAAGAGGAATTAATTTCCTTCACAGAAAGTTCGCAAACTTTGCTAGATTTGGATCTAGATTTGGATCTAGATTTAGATACTTCAGAGGAATCAGTTACAAGCCCAGAAATTCCACCAACCTTAATTACAAAACCTAATCGGGGTAAACGCTTGGTAATGCTGGGGGGAATGTTTGCGTTGCTTATAGGGGGTACAAGTTTAGGATTATTTGCTTGGTGGCAAATTAATCCTCAAGGATTCCAGCAAATGTGTCGAAAACTTCCTCAAAAAGTGCAGCAATTGTGTCCACCTGGTAATTAACTTACTTATTTGAGAATAATAAATGTTTACTCAAATCTTGATCACGAATTAGCATTGCTCTTCAGATAGTCACAGAAAACACAACGGTTTCCTCTTTTATCTTTTGGTGAATTCATGATACTACCCTGTGCTTGAAGAAGAATTCAAAAGTCAGAATTAATGAGTCAAAATCAAGATACTCGTAAGCGTTGCACTATCCGCTTTTGCAGTCACAATCCATTTTGTTATCGCTAGCGGGGCGTTTAGCCCATTCTGACTCCTGAATTCTGTTGCGATAAATAATTGAAAACGCGAAGTATCCTTAAGAAGCTTCGCGTTTATTTGCTAAAAAGAGTGCCTAATTAATTGCGTCCTAAGCTGCAACTTTTTCCTCAAATGGCTTAAAAGTTTTTTTGCTAGCACCGCAAATCGGACATTCCCAATCATCAGGAATTTCTTCAAAAGGCGTACCAGGTGCAATTCCTGAATCAGGATCGCCAGCAACGGGATCGTAAATCATACTGCATTGTCTACAAATCCATTTCCTAGTTTTAGGATCTTCACCTGCAACTCTGGTTGCTGTTTGTCCTCCGTTTAATACTTCTAAAGCTTCAGTGTAGCGATCGGCGTGGTAATTTTCGATGAATTTTAACAAGCCAAAACGGTGTGCAGCTTCTCGAAATGTGTTGGCATGATCGGTAGATTCTTGAACTTGCTTGAGAAATTCTTCAGCCGCAGGATTGTCGCGTTGGCTCTGCCCGCCGTAGGCATCGCGTTGAGCATCGGCGGCAAACTCTGGATACATTGTAGTATATTCATAAGTCTCGCCTTCAATTGCCAAAGATAAACAGCGAGATATAATTTCCCGCTTTTGTTCATCAGTTAAAGCAGCCGCATTTTCTACCACTAGTTCTGGATGCAGCAACTTAAAATGTGCAAAAGCGTGTTCAGTTTCTTGGTCTGCTGTTTCTTTAAAAAGTTTTGCCAAGTCTGAAAACCCAAGTTGACGCGCTACCTCAGCAAAAAACAGATACTTGCGATTTGCCATCGATTCACCACCGAAGGCAGCTTCTAAGTTTTGAAGTGTAGTAAAGTTGGACAAATCCATAATTTTGGATGACAGGGAAGTGATATTTAGTACGAAAACACAGACTCTACAACCGGATAGATGAGCCGTTATTTGTATAAGCTAGAAACAGTCTATACAAACTTTTTCAGCCCAGATTTCGCAATCCGTTTTGTTAGCTGCACTTGGACAATTATATTCCAGCAAAAAGCTCGAATGAATGGAAGTAACAGTCTGATTTTCGGCTACTCTAACAGTACTGGTAATGCCCATTTACTGGCTGAGGTTTTGAAACGGGGAATATGGTGCGTTTATGAAGAAAGGTTAGATCGCCTTATGCGATTCCACCGTTTACACGGATATTTTGCCCAGTGATCCATCTGGCTTCATCGCTAGCGAGAAACGCTACGACATCGGCGATTTCTTGCACATCTCCCAGTTTGCCAAAAGCAGCCATTTGAGCCAAACGATCTATCTGTTCTTGGGTTTTACCTTCTCGAAAGAGTTCTGTATCGGTGGGGCCAGGAGAAATAACATTAACTGCGATCGCTTTTGCACCCAATTCTTTAGCTAGTACCCGTGTGATTTGTTCAACAGCACCCTTAGTTGCGACATAAGCACTATAAGTTGGCAGCATCATCACTGTAGTTGATGACGAAAAGTTGATAATCCGTCCGCCTTCTGCCAAGTGTTGCGCGGCTTGTTGGCAAGCAAAATAAGTACCTTTGACGTTAATGGCAAAAATCGCATCGAAATCTTCTTCTGTCACCTCAGTAATCGGTTTATAGAAGGCGATTCCGGCATTGTTGACCAAAATATCGACTTTACCAAAACGTTCAAGTGTTTGCTCAAAGAGCCGTTGAATGTCCGCTACTTTGCTAATATCAGCTTGAATAGCGATCGCTTCTACTCCCAACTTTTCAATTTCTGCAACAACTTCTTGTGCTTTGCCTGCATTACCCGCATAGTTGACGACAATAGATGCACCGTTACCAGCTAATTTTAGTGCGATCGCACGTCCAATTCCCCGCGATGCACCAGTGATAATTGCAACTTTCCCCGCTATTGATGACATAGATTAATCTAGTTTTATTTTGGATCAACAAAGTGATTATCTGCTGTTAAAGTACTATACCAAGGTTAAATTTAGCGATATCTACTAGTCTGGATGTAAAAACCCAGACCTAATTCGTTCAAGTCTGGGTAGTTCATTTAAGATTCTGGAACGATCGCAGCGCCATCTCTAAGATTGAGCAACCCTGAGATAATAACTTTATCTTCTGGTTGTAATCCTTCAAGAACTTGGTAATTATTATCTTTGATTTCGCCTAGCTTCACGCGCTTTTGTAGAGCTATTTGTTGAGATACACCTTGGGGAGATGTTTCGGTTTCAACTACATACACAAAAGTATCGCCACCTACACGAGTCATTGCTGTTGTGGGGATTAAAATTCCGGGGCGCTGATTCCAAAACACTCTAGCCCTTACCAATTGATCTGCACGTAGCTGACTGTTAGGATTGTCAAAAAGTGCTTTGATCAGTATCCCTTGTGTTTCGTTATTAGCAGTAGGTGCAATAAAAAATACCCTACTTCTACCCAGCTTTTGACCTTGTGTATTCATCACTTCCACTGGCATTCCCTTACGCAATTGCGGCCCTTGCTGTAGTGGCACAGAGATGTTCAATTCTAAAGGCCGATTTTGCGTTAGATTAACTAATTGTGTGGAAGTATTAACTAAATCACCTACTTTCACAGCCATGTTGCCAACTGTGCCACTAAAGGGAGCGGTAATTTTGTCAGACTGGATTTGTTGTGTTTGATTATTTACATTAGCTTGCTGCAAGGTTTTTTCAGCCTGCAATATATTGGATCTTTGAGCTTGAATCCTGGAATCAATTGCATCAAGACTAGTTTTAGCATTGGCAAGCCGATCAGCAAACTGATTGCGAGTCTGTCGAGACACGGCTCCTTGTTCAGCTAGGACGGAATATTTTTCGTAGGTTTGCTGATACAATTGCACATTCGCAACGTATGATGATCGTTGGGCTTCTAGAGATTTCAGTACAGCGCGGGCATTTTCCAGTTGCAATAAAAACGCTTGAGGCGCAGCATTGTTAGGAGCGATCGCTGATTGTGGTGTACGATCTATTTGGATAATTGGCGCTCCTTCGGCAATTGGATCTCCCGATTTCACAAATATTTGGGTAACTTGACCCTGAATCCTCGGCTGGATTATGATTGAGCGCTGGGATTTTAGGCTAGCAATAAAATCTGAACTTTCCTCAATTATGCCGCTTTGTACTGTGGATATTTTGACTCTTACACCTTGAGGTTGAACGTTAGCAGTTGCAGGCGTTGAATTTTGCGGAGCGAGCAAACGCCAAACTAGAGCTGTTCCTCCCCCTAACAATAGTAGTGCAGGTAAAAATAACCAAAGCCACCGCCGTTTTCCAGAAGGTGGCTCAAATGAGGTTTGTGGAGCTTTTTCTCCAAAATCAGTTTGAGGCTCAGGGGATGTCATGGCTTATGAGGATAAGGAACAAATTAACTAGAATTCAATCAAAATTTCATCTGTTTATATTGAAATTACTGATTTAGCATGAGGTTTTGTGGCAAATTATGTGTTAACCCATCCAAATATACAGTTTTGATGATTCTGTCTTAATCTACCGAAAGGTTAATCCGTTCCTTAAAACCTATGCAAATCTCAATTGTTCCTCAAAAGGATAGATATCGCTATGCCGAAACTATGCAAGCAGACTTGCACATTAGAGAACTTCAACAAATAAATTGTCGATAGGTACAATTCATCAATTGTGCCTACATCATTTTTTGAGATGTCTAAGCAGCACTTTTGTTTAACTCACTGTAATCACTGTTCCCGCACTCTCATTGGCCAATCTATCCACCGCACATACGGCATAAGTTCCCGCTTGTTGAACGGTAGCGAAGGTTGTGCCAGCAGACAAAATTCGCTGAATTGTCCAAGTATCGCCAGTTTGCCGATAAAGTGTCCAAGAACGAACTGGCTGATTATCTCCAGGCTGCCAACTCAGTTTGCGGTTATTGACTTGTAATCCAATGGGTGGAGGGGGTGGTGTTGTATCTTGCCAAGGCAAAGTTGGCGGTAGCGCAGGTTTGTTATAAAGCAGACTTTGAAATTTATCAGCAATGCCCTGACTATTTTGCGTCAAAACACCGAGATTAAAGAAGATATTCCCCAGTGACAACCGTCCAGCTTGGCTACGACTAATTTTTACCTGCTTTTCAATCTCATCACTTTCTCGACTTTTATTGCTTGGTTCTGTCAAATTGTTACCAGCGTAAACGTGTCTTTGCTTTGTGTTTACCTGTGTCCACCACTGTAGCAACGCCGAATAACTTTGTTGTGGTTGATCTGTGCGCCAGTAAAGTTGAGGCGCAATATAATCAATCCAACCTTCTTCTAACCATTTTTTCGAGTCGGCATACAACACATTATAAGCATCCAACCCAGTAATACCTGTGGGTTGTCCTGGGCGATAAATCCCAAAAGGACTAATACCAAATTTTACGTCAGGTTTGGTTGCTTTAATTCCCTGGTAGAGGCGCTGTACCATTTTGTTAACATTGTCCCGTCGCCAGTCGCCAAGGTTGAGTGAACCACCAGCTGCTTGATATGCAGCATAAGTTTTGTTATCGGGGAAAGGTTGTCCCTCGATGGGATATGGATAGAAATAATCATCTAAGTGAATGCCATCAACATCGTAGCGCTTCACCACATCGAGAATTACGTTGTAAGCTCTATCTTGAACTATTTTCAATCCTGGGTCCATCCAGCGTTGAGTTTTCCACAAATAAACGCTTTCTGGATTTGTCGCTGCGATGTGAGGACGGACTGTTTTAGCTGGGTCGGTGGAAGTGCTGGCGCGGTAGGGGTTGAACCAAGCATGAAGTTCAATATTGCGTTTATGACATTCTGCGATCGCAAACGCTAAAGGATCGTAAAATGGTTCTGGTGCTTTCCCCTGAGTTCCTGTAATCCAAGCACTCCAAGGCTCTAATTGCGATTCATATAAAGCGTCTCCCTCTGGTCGCACCTGAAAGATAAGGGCATTGAAGTTTAAGGCTTGTAATTTAGTAATAATCTCAGTTAATTCTGCTTTCTGTTGAGCAACAGCAAGTCCCGGTTTTGAAGGCCAGTCACCATTCCACACAGATACTACCCACGCCCCCCGAAATTCCCGACTATGATTTACCCTAACGCTACCGACAGGTGCGGGTGTTGGTGTTGGCGTTGGTATTGGCGTTGGTGTTGGTATTGGTATTGGTGTTAGTGTTGGCGGCTGTACTAAGTAACTAGAGGTAATTTTTTCTGCTTTGCCTAAATACACCAAAGCTTGATAAATAATTACTGCTACATCTGCACGGGTAGCTGCAAGATTGGGATTGAGTAATTTGATATTTGGGTAACTAACCACTAATCCAGCGCTAGTGGCAATAGCTACTTGATTTCTGCCATACCCAGGAATCTGAATAGAATCTTGATAAATTT
This window contains:
- a CDS encoding 4-Cys prefix domain-containing protein, encoding MISTQLTIYCINPGCNSPINPIGDRVCASCHTPLVHRYLWATGSLSAQITPGTKVADRYGVITRQIWLDTQPGLPPDVPEELPKEVIPYLRLYQERLHLPQAYGFASNGEEDTTDIFLLENVPIDDRGNIYPTIVEAWEQATAVRQVYWLWQILQLWTPLSELGLSRSLLVVDNLRVQGWCVRLLELYQTSEDEKLSLKNLGECWQFWVASAKTSVAKGLQNIVQEMCETEIELDDVATQLNGLLLASAAELPLVLKVAGSTDIGPIMAQNEDACYPNTLNDLDEPLFSHLSIVCDGIGGHEGGEVASKLAVQSVKLQIRALLAEVTEQTVFVSPELLQEQLEASLRVVNNVICARNNEQKRQGKERMATTIVMALQVPQRVQTSTGWQSNNTHELYLANVGDSRAYWITRNYCQLLTVDDDVATREVRFAKSLYRKALIKTDATALTQALGTRNAESLRLKIQRFIVEEDGILLLCSDGLSDNNRVEQYWQDYAIPVLKGQMTVEDAVRNWINLANEKNGRDNTSVVLTFCRVSPEYLVPVTPAALPEEIIEAQIQEEQEELEEQEEQEEQEEQEELISFTESSQTLLDLDLDLDLDLDTSEESVTSPEIPPTLITKPNRGKRLVMLGGMFALLIGGTSLGLFAWWQINPQGFQQMCRKLPQKVQQLCPPGN
- a CDS encoding efflux RND transporter periplasmic adaptor subunit codes for the protein MTSPEPQTDFGEKAPQTSFEPPSGKRRWLWLFLPALLLLGGGTALVWRLLAPQNSTPATANVQPQGVRVKISTVQSGIIEESSDFIASLKSQRSIIIQPRIQGQVTQIFVKSGDPIAEGAPIIQIDRTPQSAIAPNNAAPQAFLLQLENARAVLKSLEAQRSSYVANVQLYQQTYEKYSVLAEQGAVSRQTRNQFADRLANAKTSLDAIDSRIQAQRSNILQAEKTLQQANVNNQTQQIQSDKITAPFSGTVGNMAVKVGDLVNTSTQLVNLTQNRPLELNISVPLQQGPQLRKGMPVEVMNTQGQKLGRSRVFFIAPTANNETQGILIKALFDNPNSQLRADQLVRARVFWNQRPGILIPTTAMTRVGGDTFVYVVETETSPQGVSQQIALQKRVKLGEIKDNNYQVLEGLQPEDKVIISGLLNLRDGAAIVPES
- a CDS encoding SDR family oxidoreductase translates to MSSIAGKVAIITGASRGIGRAIALKLAGNGASIVVNYAGNAGKAQEVVAEIEKLGVEAIAIQADISKVADIQRLFEQTLERFGKVDILVNNAGIAFYKPITEVTEEDFDAIFAINVKGTYFACQQAAQHLAEGGRIINFSSSTTVMMLPTYSAYVATKGAVEQITRVLAKELGAKAIAVNVISPGPTDTELFREGKTQEQIDRLAQMAAFGKLGDVQEIADVVAFLASDEARWITGQNIRVNGGIA
- a CDS encoding family 10 glycosylhydrolase: MVSIATPFSDIQNHWARLFITALAQRGIVSGSPNGTYRPDNSLTRAEFAAIIANAFGTVTKKRQYLPFVDVPINYWAAAAIQTAYEKAFISGFPDKSFRPAERITRAEVLISLVAGLELATKVKPDLLSTLPQIYQDSIQIPGYGRNQVAIATSAGLVVSYPNIKLLNPNLAATRADVAVIIYQALVYLGKAEKITSSYLVQPPTLTPIPIPTPTPIPTPTPTPAPVGSVRVNHSREFRGAWVVSVWNGDWPSKPGLAVAQQKAELTEIITKLQALNFNALIFQVRPEGDALYESQLEPWSAWITGTQGKAPEPFYDPLAFAIAECHKRNIELHAWFNPYRASTSTDPAKTVRPHIAATNPESVYLWKTQRWMDPGLKIVQDRAYNVILDVVKRYDVDGIHLDDYFYPYPIEGQPFPDNKTYAAYQAAGGSLNLGDWRRDNVNKMVQRLYQGIKATKPDVKFGISPFGIYRPGQPTGITGLDAYNVLYADSKKWLEEGWIDYIAPQLYWRTDQPQQSYSALLQWWTQVNTKQRHVYAGNNLTEPSNKSRESDEIEKQVKISRSQAGRLSLGNIFFNLGVLTQNSQGIADKFQSLLYNKPALPPTLPWQDTTPPPPPIGLQVNNRKLSWQPGDNQPVRSWTLYRQTGDTWTIQRILSAGTTFATVQQAGTYAVCAVDRLANESAGTVITVS
- a CDS encoding NfeD family protein; the encoded protein is MPSLTLIWLLAGAVLCLMELFLPSAFVAFMMGISAFVVALLSGVGLGNVWLQVVVWLLLSTFLIVLSRRFLQPRRRKSKIQDAVIAETLTEILPGKTGRVLYEGNSWQARCDDDKFTVAPHQRVYVVRREGTTLIVIPENLLNS
- a CDS encoding rubrerythrin family protein, which translates into the protein MDLSNFTTLQNLEAAFGGESMANRKYLFFAEVARQLGFSDLAKLFKETADQETEHAFAHFKLLHPELVVENAAALTDEQKREIISRCLSLAIEGETYEYTTMYPEFAADAQRDAYGGQSQRDNPAAEEFLKQVQESTDHANTFREAAHRFGLLKFIENYHADRYTEALEVLNGGQTATRVAGEDPKTRKWICRQCSMIYDPVAGDPDSGIAPGTPFEEIPDDWECPICGASKKTFKPFEEKVAA